GGCAATCCGGTCCAGCCCGGTGTCGGGGGGCTGCTCGTGATCACCGAACCATGGCCGGCGATGATGCGGGCGGTCCACAACAACGACGAACGCTACCGGCAGTACTGGACGACGGTGAACGGCTACTACACGGCCGGAGACCTGGCGGTCAAGGACGAGGACGGGTATATCATGGTGCTCGGCAGGGCGGATGACATCATCATCGTGGCCGGTCACAACCTGGGGACGGCGGAGGTGGAGTCGGCCCTTGTCTCGCATGAGGCGGTGGCTGAAGCGGCGGTGATCGGTATTCCCGATGCCCTGAAGGGGCAGGCGGTGAAGGCCTTCGTGATCCTGCGGCTCGGGCATGCCCCCTCTGAGAAGCTGAAGTCAGATCTCGTCTACCACGTCCGCATGAGCATCGGGCCGATCGCCATGCCCTCGGCGATCGAGTTCGTCGAGAGTCTTCCAAAGACCCGGAGCGGCAAGATCATGCGTCGCGTGCTGAAGGCGCAGGAGATGGGGATCGATCCCGGCGACATCTCGACGCTGGAGGAGTGAGGGGGGTGTTCGAACCCCCGTCGATCCTTACATATGGGCGTTCATCCCTCTCTCATCCATGACAGCACCACGCCCCTTCCTCGTCGGCGGGGAATGGCGAACGAACGATTCGGTCCTGGAGGTGACATTCCCCCATGACGGAACGACGACGGCGCGTGTCTGCCGCGCCGCCGCGGACGACTGCGAGGATGCCGTCCGGGCGGCCGTACGGGGCTTCGCCCTGAGCCGGAGGCTCCCGCTTCATGAACGTATTTCCGTTCTCCGGCGGCTTGCCGCCCTCATCGAGGCGCGAAAAGATGAGATCGCAGAGGTGATCACCATGGAGGCCGGAAAAACCGCCACTCTTGCCGCCATCGAGGTGGAGCGGGCGCGGGATACGATCCTCCTCTCGGCCGAGGAGGCGGGACGGGTCTATGGGGAGATCCTGCCCCTCGACCTGACACCCGCCGCCGCCGGGCGGACCGCCTATCTCCGCCGGGTGCCGCTCGGCATCGTGCTGGCGATCACACCCTTCAACTTTCCCTTCAATCTCGCCTGCCATAAGGTGGGGCCGGCAGTGGCGGCTGGAAACGCCGTCATCCTCCGCCCCTCCTCACAGACTCCGGTCTCCGGACTGATCCTGGGTGAACTCCTGCTCGAGGCGGGCTACCCGCCGGAGGCGGTCTCGGTCCTCCCCTGCAGCACCGACCTGGCTGAATGGATGGTGAGGGATGGACGGATCGCCTGTCTCTCCTTTACCGGCAGTCCGGCGGTGGGGTGGAGTCTGCGGGAGATCGCCGGCAGAAAACGGGTCGGTCTGGAACTCGGCGGCAATGCCGCGGTGATCGTCCACCGCGATGCCGATCTCCCGTATGCCGCTGAACGTATCGTGCAGGGTGGGTTCTCCAATGCCGGGCAGGTCTGCATCTCGGTCCAGCGGGTGTTCATCCATCGCGACGTCTACCGGAGCTGTGTCGAGATGATCCTGGAGGCGTCCGGGAGCCTTCGTACCGGCGACCCCCGCGATCCCGCAACCGACGTCGGACCGATGATCTCCGAGGGTGCGGCCGCTGCTGCCATGGAAAAGGTGGACGAGGCGGTGCAGGAGGGCGCCAGCGTCCTCTGCGGCGGGACACGCTCCGGCACCCTCTTTGCCCCCACCGTGCTCGCCGACACCACGGCCGGCATGCGGGTGAACGCCACCGAGATCTTTGCCCCGGTCATCACCGTGACGCCCTACAGCCGTTTTTCTGAGGCACTGGCGGCGGCGAACGATTCGGTCTTCGGCCTCCAGACCGGGATCTTCACCGATTCACTGGAACGGACCTTTGCCTCGTTCGATGAGGTCGAGGCCGGCACCCTCATTGTCAACGATATCCCGACCTTCCGGGCCGATGCCCAGCCCTATGGTGGTGTGAAGGCCTCGGGAATCGGGCGTGAGGGGCCCAGGTATGCGATCGAGGAGATGACCGGGATGCGGGTGATGGTGCTGAACCGCCGGTAAAAAAAGTATTCAGAACTGACGGGCACCCTGATCGGCGATCTCATGTGCTTCGGCAGGGGTCGTCCGCCACCCGTCCCTCTGCACGTGGATCTCAAAGCGCGCTCCTTCTCCCTCGGTCCCGGTCTCGATGATCTGCATGCCGGTGATCGAGCAGATCTCCCTGGAGAGGAAGAGACCGAGTCCGGTATGGTTGCCCACGCCCCGCTTGAAGATCTGTTCCTTCTGGGCGTCGGGAACGCCTCTGCCATCATCCTGCCAGATGATCCTGCCGTAGCCGTCGTCCTGATCCCAGGAGACCGTGATCTGTCTGACGGTGCCACCGTGGCGGATGGAGTTGTCGAGCAGGTTGTTGAAGACCTTCCCGAAGAGGGGATCGGCGTAGACCTCAATCCCCTCGATTGTGGAGGTGATGGTGACCCCCTCCGCCCTGAGGGGGATGATCGTCCTTTGTATGTCGATCCATTGTGGTTTTCCCACTCCGATATCCTGGTAATCTCTGGTGAACTCGATCTGCTCCCTGATATTCTCTGCCGCATTCTTCATCAGGCGCAGATAATCGGTGATGGGTCCTGCCTCCGCCTCCTCCTCTGCAATCTCAACATACCCGAGGAGGACGGTGAGTTGATTGAGAATGTCATGGCGGGTGATCGAACTCATGATCCGCAGTTTATCGTTGGTATGGGAGAGGGACTCGGAGAAGCGTTTGAGTTCGGCGGCGTGGTATTCGAGTTCCTTCTCCATGATCTGTCGTTCGGTGATATCGGTGAAGACCAGCAGAACGGCATCCCTGTTCTGGTAGATGATCGGCGCCGCCCTCATCATGACGGGCAGGGGCGAGTTTCCATATGCATACAGTATGATCTCGATGGTTTTTCCGGTGGCGCCGTCCTGTGCTCCTTTCACCTGTTCCTTGAATGATTCTACTGAAGAGGGGGCAACGAGGGCCGAAATCTGCATGCCAGTCAGATCACCGCCGTCCGGTGCGAGCGCTGACCCTGATGCCGGGTTGGCAAACACGATCTCGCCTTCTGTGGAGATGACAATGATATATTCGGGCAGTCCCTCGATCAGTTGCCGGTTCAGGAGGTCCTTCTCTGCTGCTTCTTCCTCCGCCTGTTTGCGCTGGGTGATGTCGCGGATGGAGACGACGATGATGCGATCGCCCCTGTAGAGGATTGTCCTGCCGATGGCCTCGACAACCCTTTCCTCCCCGGTTGTGGTGATAACAGAGTATTCGGCGAGGTAATTTTCTCTCCCGCCCCGGGCCTTCATCACGTCCCTGAAGACTTCCTGTGCTGATGTCGGGTGGACAAAATCGAGCACAGATCGTCCGATTGCCTCATCGACCGATTCGATGTCGGCGAGATCACAGGCAGCGTTATTTGCATAGAGGATGATCCCGTCCATGTCCAGTATGAGGGCGCCGTCGATGAGAGCGTCCATCAGGGTCGAAAAAAATTCTTCCCGCTCCCTCAGGGATTCTGCTGCTCTCCACTCCTGTGTAATGTCCCTGAAGCTCCATACCTGTCCGCCAGTGTCGTTTTCCCCGGCATGGAAACCTACCCGGTATTCTAAGACCCTCCTATCTTTAAGGGTGAGGATGCC
The sequence above is drawn from the Methanofollis fontis genome and encodes:
- a CDS encoding aldehyde dehydrogenase family protein, whose amino-acid sequence is MTAPRPFLVGGEWRTNDSVLEVTFPHDGTTTARVCRAAADDCEDAVRAAVRGFALSRRLPLHERISVLRRLAALIEARKDEIAEVITMEAGKTATLAAIEVERARDTILLSAEEAGRVYGEILPLDLTPAAAGRTAYLRRVPLGIVLAITPFNFPFNLACHKVGPAVAAGNAVILRPSSQTPVSGLILGELLLEAGYPPEAVSVLPCSTDLAEWMVRDGRIACLSFTGSPAVGWSLREIAGRKRVGLELGGNAAVIVHRDADLPYAAERIVQGGFSNAGQVCISVQRVFIHRDVYRSCVEMILEASGSLRTGDPRDPATDVGPMISEGAAAAAMEKVDEAVQEGASVLCGGTRSGTLFAPTVLADTTAGMRVNATEIFAPVITVTPYSRFSEALAAANDSVFGLQTGIFTDSLERTFASFDEVEAGTLIVNDIPTFRADAQPYGGVKASGIGREGPRYAIEEMTGMRVMVLNRR
- a CDS encoding PAS domain S-box protein, whose product is MISLLCVDDEPEMLNIIRLLLEEDDAFTIDTAGTVAGALQMLAGGRYDAIVADYDMAESTGVLLLREIRAQGSTIPFILFTGKGHEKVAIEALNSGADFYVEKGGDPAAWLTDLSHKVRVAVERNRIMDALKEREEVFRAISETTAAMIWIHQNDRIRYANPAAERLIGYSTDQLAAMDMWDLVHPDDRNAMKAYAQGRVRGELPPSRSLMRVITAEGAERTLDISADTCIIEGEPAVIVTSTDITDLLLAKEALKSSEENYRLIFSSLIDVYFRITTMGMVEVASPSCERILGWKPEEIVSRDAGFLFFSEEEAQKILTEVLETSGVHDREMCFRTKGGRLITLSINARFVPEADGEGGHIEGTLRDITDRKQAEGALRKSEATLAATFETVHDGIIAIDAHGEVVTCNRKFREMWRLSGDELTEKAVREQIADLAIDPRAFQDYVGTRGKHPGGKCRGILTLKDRRVLEYRVGFHAGENDTGGQVWSFRDITQEWRAAESLREREEFFSTLMDALIDGALILDMDGIILYANNAACDLADIESVDEAIGRSVLDFVHPTSAQEVFRDVMKARGGRENYLAEYSVITTTGEERVVEAIGRTILYRGDRIIVVSIRDITQRKQAEEEAAEKDLLNRQLIEGLPEYIIVISTEGEIVFANPASGSALAPDGGDLTGMQISALVAPSSVESFKEQVKGAQDGATGKTIEIILYAYGNSPLPVMMRAAPIIYQNRDAVLLVFTDITERQIMEKELEYHAAELKRFSESLSHTNDKLRIMSSITRHDILNQLTVLLGYVEIAEEEAEAGPITDYLRLMKNAAENIREQIEFTRDYQDIGVGKPQWIDIQRTIIPLRAEGVTITSTIEGIEVYADPLFGKVFNNLLDNSIRHGGTVRQITVSWDQDDGYGRIIWQDDGRGVPDAQKEQIFKRGVGNHTGLGLFLSREICSITGMQIIETGTEGEGARFEIHVQRDGWRTTPAEAHEIADQGARQF